In the genome of Magnolia sinica isolate HGM2019 chromosome 2, MsV1, whole genome shotgun sequence, one region contains:
- the LOC131237988 gene encoding amino acid transporter AVT1J-like: MAILGYLMYGQDVKSQVTLNLPIGKISSKIAIYTTLINPLAKYALIITPVTEAIEDRFHIPNNRTIILIRTLLVISTVIVALTILLFGYLMALIGSFLSSMVKIVFPSICYLKICKASCMVPPSRQLEFVIIVGILVIGVSVTIICTYNSLRQIVQHSGC, from the coding sequence ATGGCAATTTTAGGCTACCTAATGTATGGACAGGACGTGAAGTCTCAAGTGACATTAAATCTCCCCATCGGAAAGATTAGCTCAAAGATTGCAATCTACACCACATTGATCAACCCCCTCGCTAAATATGCATTGATAATTACTCCGGTCACTGAGGCAATTGAAGACCGGTTCCATATCCCCAACAACAGGACCATTATCCTCATCAGAACTCTATTGGTGATAAGCACTGTTATTGTGGCCTTGACAATTCTGCTCTTCGGGTATCTTATGGCACTTATTGGGTCCTTTTTAAGCAGCATGGTTAAGATCGTATTTCCATCTATATGTTACCTTAAGATTTGCAAGGCTTCTTGCATGGTTCCTCCAAGTCGTCAGCTTGAGTTTGTGATTATCGTGGGGATTTTAGTAATTGGGGTTTCAGTTACAATCATATGTACTTATAATTCTCTAAGACAAATTGTACAACATTCTGGCTGTTAA